The Staphylococcus saprophyticus subsp. saprophyticus ATCC 15305 = NCTC 7292 genome contains the following window.
AGCAAAAGAAAAAAGGAATAGATACATTAGTTATTGAAAAAGGTAATGTTGTAGACGCGATTTATAATTATCCTACACACCAAACATTCTTTTCTTCTAGTGACAAATTAAGTATTGGGGACATACCTTTTATAGTTGAAGAAAGCAAGCCGCATAGAAATCAAGCACTGGTTTATTATAGAGCTGTAGTTAAACACCATCAGTTACGAATCAATGCTTTCGAAGAAGTCCTCACTGTAAAAAAAATCAATAACCGTTTCACAATTACAACTACGAAAGATGTTTATCAATGTAGATTTCTCACTGTAGCAACAGGATACTATGGACATCACAATCAACTTGAAGTCGAAGGTGCAGAACTTTCAAAAGTAATGCATTATTTTAAAGAGGCGCATCCTTACTTCGATCAAAATGTTGTCATCATAGGTGGTAAAAACTCAGCAGTCGATGCTGCTTTAGAACTTGAAAAAGCAGGCGCAAATGTCACAGTTATTTATCGTGGCAATGAATATCCAAAAGCGATCAAACCATGGATACTTCCTAATTTCGAATCGCTTGTACGCCATGAAAAAATCGATATGGCATTTAATGCAAATGTCACTAAAATTACTGAGGATAGTGTTTTCTATGAACAGGGTGGCCAAACATTTGAGATAGCCAATGACTATGTGTTTGCCATGATTGGTTATCACCCAGATTACGAATTCTTACAATCTATCGGCATTGAAATTAATCAAAATGAATATGGTACTGCACCTGTATATAATAAAGAAACATATGAAACTAATGTTGAAAATTGCTATATAGCTGGTGTCATAGCTGCTGGTAATGATGCAAATACAATTTTTATTGAAAATGGCAAATACCATGGCGGTATTATTACACAAAGTATCTTATCAAAAAAACAAACACCTTTAGAATCTTAAATTCCTAAGATATAAAAAGCTGAGACAACTAAAAATTGCCTCAGCTTTTTATAATTCAAATAGTATACTTAATCATTTTAAAGTTGTGATTCAAAGTATCGTTTTAATTGTTTAAATGTTAAATCATTACTTAATCCAACTAGAAGTTTTAACCTAGCTTTAGGACCATTTAAACCATTTGAGAAAATAACACCTTTATCTGTTAAGGTTGCACCGCCACCTTCATAAGCATAAATTGGTCCTACAATACCGTTAAATGATCTAGATACTAAAATTATAGGTATGTTTTTATCTAAACATTTGTCTAGTCCTTCCAAACTTGTTGGTGGTA
Protein-coding sequences here:
- the ypdA gene encoding bacillithiol disulfide reductase YpdA; its protein translation is MQTVESIIIGGGPCGLSAAIEQKKKGIDTLVIEKGNVVDAIYNYPTHQTFFSSSDKLSIGDIPFIVEESKPHRNQALVYYRAVVKHHQLRINAFEEVLTVKKINNRFTITTTKDVYQCRFLTVATGYYGHHNQLEVEGAELSKVMHYFKEAHPYFDQNVVIIGGKNSAVDAALELEKAGANVTVIYRGNEYPKAIKPWILPNFESLVRHEKIDMAFNANVTKITEDSVFYEQGGQTFEIANDYVFAMIGYHPDYEFLQSIGIEINQNEYGTAPVYNKETYETNVENCYIAGVIAAGNDANTIFIENGKYHGGIITQSILSKKQTPLES